Genomic window (Corynebacterium simulans):
GTTTCCCTCGGCGTCGAAGAAGCGTACTGCGGCTGCCGACGTCGGTTGGGTGTAGTCCACCCACATGAAGTTCTGCAGCAAGCCAACAGCTCGCAGGTCGAAAAGGCGGGAACGAATCTCATCGGCCGTGGCGCCGTGTCCAAAGAACAGTACGTTAGTCATTAGAAGGTGTCATCCAAGTCGGTGAGGTTGAATTCAGGCTCAAAGCGCGGGGTCTGGCTGGAAGAATCCCGGCTCGCGGGAGCCTCAAAAGTATCGGGCGTTTCAGCGACGGTCTTTGCCTGGCCCAGCAGATCGCGGATGCGCTGCGCCATGACGACGACGTCCGGCGCCAAGTCACGGTAGTACGGCGTAGCGGAGGCGACGTCGCGGCGGCGAATGTTTGCAAATGGCTTGTCATCCATGCCTTGGCCCGGCAGAGAATTCATTCCACCCGGAATGAAGTGATCTGCGCCGCGGACGAACTTATCGAGCTCCGCAACGAAGGATTCATAACGATCCTGGATGCTGGAGCCGACGACGCCGCGGCCCGGCACGGTGCCATCACGCAGGAAGGCCGCCAGACGGTGAACCAGTGGGTGCGTCGAAGCACCAGAGTGCGCAAAGTCCTGGCCGTCGTCGTAAAGCCCGCGCAGCAACTGGTACGGGTACAAGGAAGAGGCAAAGCCGTATGCGCCGTTCTTTTGTACCCTCGCGTACGCGATGAAGATGGACTCAAGCACGGAAGACATCCAGTCGGACTTCTTAACCATGCGGCGCGGGGAAATCAGCATCGGGTTCGGGAAAGGTACCCAATCGCCTACGCCATTGGCGGTGTCGTCGTAGATATGTGCCGCGGCGTTATCGGAATCCGGGTTGGATATGTGGATCCGGCCGGTAATGCGGCCGATGATCCAACCTGCCACCATGGCCTGACGCTCGGTCTCAGTCAGCGGCAGAGCCGCCGCGAGCGGACGGGTACGACGCTCCGACCAGTAGGAACCATCGAAGTTTTCTTGCTTATCGATGTCCTCGGCGATGTAGCCGAACATGGAAGAAAATACGATCGGCGAGTAGTTCGGGTAGGAACCGAAGATCTCGATGTGCTGTACCTGCTCGGACATGTTCAGCGAGTTACGCAACGCCACCTGCGATGGCTCGTCAATAGAAGGCGTAGAAAGCAGCTCGCTCAGGCGTGGAACGATGCCGGTTTCTTCGCTGCCCAAAGCCTCGAAAGGAATATCAGAGAAGGAGTAGGTGTACTGCACGTCCTTGCCGTGGATGCGCTGGACCATGTCGCTGGACACGGCAGCCAACGGGCGGGCGTAGCTCAGCGCCATCTGGAAGGCGCTGACGAAGCGGTCAATGCGCTGGGAGTGCTCCACCTCGTTGATATCCGGGGTCAGCGTCAGGTAGCTGCGCAGATCCACGGAGTTGAACTTGTAGAACTCATAGTCGCGGCGGTTAATCCACGCACGGGAGCGCTCCAGCAGATCTGCCGGGCGGATGCGCGAACGGTACTGTGCGCGCTGGGACTCGCGACGCTCCCCGGTCTGCGGATGCTGCGATAGGTGCTTGGATACCCAACCTGCACGGTTGCTGTATTCATCGTTGGTGCGCTTCTGCGGCGCCAGCGTATCCCGCGGTGCCTTGTTGGCATCTAGCGAATCCCACTCGCCGCGAATGACCGCACGCACCGCGAATGGGTAAGCCTGATCGTAATGTTGTACATCGGCAGTGGACTGCTGGCCCTGAATGGTGCGCAACATCTGGGTTTGGTAGTCGGTGATAAACGCGTTGACGTCGGTCAACATGATTTCGTTTTCCGCGCCCTTGAAGCGAGACTCAACGACCTCGTCTACTTCCTCCGGCCAGGCGTTGACCTCGTTGGTGCGAACGTCTGCCAGCTTGTTGGTCTCCGGGCGTGACTGTGCCGCCTTCTCGAGCACCTCATGGGCGTCGCCAAGCTCACGCTGCAGATGGAAGAGGTTCTCGTCGACGTAATCCTGCAGAACGTCCTGCAGAATATGCGCCGCAGCCAACAGGAAGTAGTGGTAGAACTGCTGGTGATAAAGGCCCAGTAGCGCGTTGACAGTCGGCGTTGGATCCGTCATCTGGCCCTTGCCGGTCAGCGGGCTAAGGATCGGCTCCGCGCCTTGCGGAAGCGCAAGCACGGCGAAGTTCTGGAAGGAATTAGAGAACTCGTTAAGCTGCGGCTGCAGGCGGTCGCCGCTGGCCAAGACGTCCTTGACGCGATCGAGCATCTCGCGAACATAAGGCAGGCCCACTGCCGCCAACTCGCCCTCGACCGTGCTCAAGACCTTGTCTGAGAAGAAGTTAGCGAAGCGATAGGTGGTGTCATACGCTGCCTGTTGGAGCATTCCCGCGATGTACTGCTGGTTCTGTGGATCGCTCAGGTTCTGCATGAGCTCTGCGCGCCACTCGTTAACGTTGCGCCCTTCCCCCACCGGGATGAAACTACGCAGGCTGCGCGCTGCGTTTTCGGCAGCTGGCTGGCCCATGCCGCCGAATACGGTGTTCAGCCAGTTATACGCGGAGTTCGGATCGATAGGTCCGCCCATCGCCCAGTTCGGATCCAACATCATGTCTTGGAAGCGGCCCGGCAGGCGCTCATCAAGGCGCTTTGCAATCTGCATCTCGCCGGCCTCTGGGTTGGCCTTGTCAAGGTGGCCGTTGAGCAAGCGATCGAAAGAACTACGGGCCAGGCGCTGTGCGGAATACTCAGCGAAGCGATCGCGGCCCATGGAAATCTGCGCATAACCCAGCGAACCCCACGGCAGGCGGGCCCACGGGGTACCGCCCTGGGACTGATCACGGTCCCAACCGAAGAAACGGCGGCCGCCGTCACCGGATGGGGTGTTGGTCAACGCATAAGAGACCAGGTTGTCAGACGCACGAGTCGAGGCCATCAAGCCGGCCAGCGCGCGGCCCAGGCCGCGGTAGATCGACATCGCGGAGCCATCGCCAAAGCGGGAGCCGGTGGTGCCCATCTTGGAACCGATGGGAAAGATTCGGCCGAAAGTCGGCCCCTCTGGCGGGGTGCCCATATCAAAGGCCTCGAAGATGGCGCGGTCATGCGCGGTGGAGTTACCCATCTGGGATGCAACGACCTCGCCGAACATGGCCAAGGAGTTGGGCCATGCGCCGGCCATGTCCTCTGCCTTATTGTCGGAGAAGATCTCCGGGGTGTACATGAAGACCAGCGTGCTGGTCGGATCGAGATTCTTGATGGTGGTCAGAACGCGGCAGACATCCAGGAACATCGAAGCGCCTGCGCCGCCTGCCATGGAGGAAACAACCAGCACAACCGGCGCGGAGGAACCAGTATCTGTGCGCTTCTTCGACTGCTTGTAATTGAGCTCGTTGAGCTCCTGGATAGCTTCCTGGGTAAA
Coding sequences:
- a CDS encoding tubulin-like doman-containing protein encodes the protein MKKFLVVGCGGSGAKTLAFIMDQLKAELRTIDPDITELPKAWQFVNIDVPLEEEAGPQKLPNVTQSGGQYVGIGSRQHYNQFDAGISETLGRSGKLGEIATWASRTPQSNDTKLADGAGQYRAIGRILTLRHLKDIRNALNAAVSEMFTQEAIQELNELNYKQSKKRTDTGSSAPVVLVVSSMAGGAGASMFLDVCRVLTTIKNLDPTSTLVFMYTPEIFSDNKAEDMAGAWPNSLAMFGEVVASQMGNSTAHDRAIFEAFDMGTPPEGPTFGRIFPIGSKMGTTGSRFGDGSAMSIYRGLGRALAGLMASTRASDNLVSYALTNTPSGDGGRRFFGWDRDQSQGGTPWARLPWGSLGYAQISMGRDRFAEYSAQRLARSSFDRLLNGHLDKANPEAGEMQIAKRLDERLPGRFQDMMLDPNWAMGGPIDPNSAYNWLNTVFGGMGQPAAENAARSLRSFIPVGEGRNVNEWRAELMQNLSDPQNQQYIAGMLQQAAYDTTYRFANFFSDKVLSTVEGELAAVGLPYVREMLDRVKDVLASGDRLQPQLNEFSNSFQNFAVLALPQGAEPILSPLTGKGQMTDPTPTVNALLGLYHQQFYHYFLLAAAHILQDVLQDYVDENLFHLQRELGDAHEVLEKAAQSRPETNKLADVRTNEVNAWPEEVDEVVESRFKGAENEIMLTDVNAFITDYQTQMLRTIQGQQSTADVQHYDQAYPFAVRAVIRGEWDSLDANKAPRDTLAPQKRTNDEYSNRAGWVSKHLSQHPQTGERRESQRAQYRSRIRPADLLERSRAWINRRDYEFYKFNSVDLRSYLTLTPDINEVEHSQRIDRFVSAFQMALSYARPLAAVSSDMVQRIHGKDVQYTYSFSDIPFEALGSEETGIVPRLSELLSTPSIDEPSQVALRNSLNMSEQVQHIEIFGSYPNYSPIVFSSMFGYIAEDIDKQENFDGSYWSERRTRPLAAALPLTETERQAMVAGWIIGRITGRIHISNPDSDNAAAHIYDDTANGVGDWVPFPNPMLISPRRMVKKSDWMSSVLESIFIAYARVQKNGAYGFASSLYPYQLLRGLYDDGQDFAHSGASTHPLVHRLAAFLRDGTVPGRGVVGSSIQDRYESFVAELDKFVRGADHFIPGGMNSLPGQGMDDKPFANIRRRDVASATPYYRDLAPDVVVMAQRIRDLLGQAKTVAETPDTFEAPASRDSSSQTPRFEPEFNLTDLDDTF